One Nitrospirota bacterium genomic region harbors:
- the queE gene encoding 7-carboxy-7-deazaguanine synthase QueE gives MRITEIFHSIQGESSYAGQPCVFVRLTGCPLRCTWCDTDYSFYGGQESPLDAVLEKVHSYGCRLVEVTGGEPLAQPESLPLMTKLCDAGFTVLLETSGAIDITPVDPRVHVILDVKCPGSGMTDRMHWPNLSRLTAKDEAKFVLADRADYDWAREVLVEHDLAGRCPVHFSPVFASLDLRQLAEWILADRLPVRFQLQMHKYIWAPDMRGV, from the coding sequence ATGCGCATCACCGAAATCTTTCATAGCATTCAAGGTGAATCGAGCTACGCCGGACAACCCTGCGTGTTTGTGCGGTTGACCGGCTGCCCGCTTCGCTGCACCTGGTGCGATACCGACTACTCATTTTACGGAGGACAGGAGTCCCCCCTGGATGCCGTCTTGGAGAAGGTACACAGTTACGGGTGCCGCCTGGTGGAGGTGACCGGAGGAGAGCCGCTCGCTCAGCCTGAAAGTCTCCCCCTCATGACCAAACTCTGTGATGCCGGCTTTACGGTGCTGCTTGAGACCAGCGGCGCCATCGATATTACCCCCGTCGATCCACGGGTCCATGTCATCCTGGACGTGAAATGCCCGGGGAGCGGCATGACGGATCGGATGCATTGGCCGAACCTTTCCAGGCTGACCGCCAAGGATGAGGCGAAGTTTGTCCTGGCCGACCGAGCCGATTACGACTGGGCCCGGGAAGTGCTTGTTGAGCATGACTTGGCCGGTCGTTGTCCGGTGCATTTCAGCCCGGTCTTTGCGTCGCTTGATCTGCGACAGCTGGCTGAGTGGATCCTGGCCGATCGCCTGCCGGTCCGTTTTCAATTGCAGATGCACAAATACATCTGGGCGCCGGACATGCGCGGGGTGTGA
- the nagZ gene encoding beta-N-acetylhexosaminidase: MTTRDKIGQLFMVGFLGTSVTRDLASFIKEYKPGGVILFSRNLESVEQMVDLTNDLQACSPHSPLLISIDQEGGRVSRLPKGFTIFPPCELLGRANSTELAYAAAATIAKELRAVGVNMNMAPVLDVNSNPDNPVIGDRAFGATPDVVCELGLATAAGLQDNNVVACGKHFPGHGDTNVDSHKELPVVAASRERLETVEFPPFRRAVTQGIASMMTAHVLYRTLDPELPATLSPTIINGLLRQELRYDGVVLTDDLEMHAIIDHYGIEDAAVRAMSAGCDVLLICKDRDREIAAFEAVEQAVASGTISMERLSLSASRIARLKGRFVLPYKPVTISDAKLIAGCRSHQMLLRTIDQVRERLSNVAT; the protein is encoded by the coding sequence ATGACGACGCGTGACAAAATCGGACAGCTCTTTATGGTCGGGTTTCTCGGCACGTCAGTGACCCGCGACCTGGCCTCCTTTATCAAGGAATACAAGCCTGGCGGTGTCATTCTGTTCTCGCGAAACCTCGAATCCGTCGAGCAGATGGTCGACTTGACCAACGATCTCCAGGCCTGTAGCCCCCATTCGCCGCTGTTGATCTCCATCGACCAAGAAGGGGGTCGGGTCTCCCGTCTTCCCAAGGGCTTTACAATTTTCCCGCCCTGCGAATTGCTCGGTCGCGCAAACTCGACCGAATTAGCCTATGCGGCTGCGGCAACCATTGCCAAAGAGCTGCGGGCAGTAGGCGTGAACATGAATATGGCGCCAGTGCTCGATGTGAACAGCAATCCGGATAATCCGGTTATCGGCGACCGCGCGTTCGGGGCGACGCCCGATGTGGTCTGCGAGTTGGGACTGGCGACGGCGGCGGGGCTGCAAGACAACAACGTTGTGGCCTGCGGGAAACACTTTCCCGGTCACGGCGATACGAATGTCGATTCCCACAAAGAGCTTCCGGTCGTCGCCGCCTCGCGCGAGCGATTGGAGACGGTCGAGTTTCCCCCGTTCCGCCGGGCCGTGACGCAGGGTATCGCGTCGATGATGACGGCGCATGTGCTCTACCGAACCCTCGACCCTGAGCTGCCCGCCACGCTCTCGCCGACCATCATCAATGGATTATTGCGCCAGGAGCTGCGGTACGATGGAGTGGTTTTGACGGACGACTTAGAGATGCACGCGATCATCGACCACTATGGCATAGAAGACGCGGCGGTTCGTGCGATGTCGGCAGGCTGCGACGTCTTGCTAATTTGCAAAGATCGGGATCGGGAAATCGCCGCCTTCGAGGCCGTGGAGCAGGCGGTCGCATCGGGCACGATTTCGATGGAGAGGCTGAGCCTTTCAGCTTCTCGGATTGCCCGCCTGAAAGGCCGGTTTGTGTTGCCGTATAAACCGGTGACGATCTCCGACGCGAAACTCATAGCCGGGTGCCGGTCTCATCAGATGTTATTGCGCACAATCGATCAGGTTCGCGAGCGGTTATCGAACGTTGCGACGTGA
- a CDS encoding gamma-glutamyl-gamma-aminobutyrate hydrolase family protein: MKPIIGVTPDFNAGDRKEWGGREPTYFLRARYIRAIEELGGIPLVLPLLADRATRRRLLGQLDGLLLTGSGPDLPPTLYGERQRFPFGLVSARRANFELDMVYLARKADLPLLGICGGMQTMNVACGGSLFQDIASQVATPLQHRQRTSATNLSHTVTVASGSLLRRIVRSVSMRVNSSHHQSVKAVAPSLIASAVAPDGIVEAIESSTQRFFLGIQWHPEFLFEQHLHHRRLFEAFLRAARRSAS; encoded by the coding sequence ATGAAACCGATCATCGGCGTCACACCAGATTTCAACGCCGGTGATCGGAAAGAATGGGGTGGGCGTGAGCCCACCTATTTTTTACGTGCGCGCTACATTCGTGCCATCGAAGAATTGGGAGGCATCCCGCTCGTGCTTCCCCTCCTTGCAGATCGAGCCACGAGACGGCGCCTTCTCGGGCAGCTTGACGGACTCCTCCTCACCGGAAGCGGTCCGGACTTGCCCCCAACATTGTACGGTGAGCGCCAACGTTTTCCGTTCGGCCTTGTCAGCGCGCGCCGCGCAAACTTCGAACTGGACATGGTGTACCTGGCAAGGAAGGCCGACCTCCCGTTGCTCGGCATCTGCGGAGGCATGCAGACGATGAATGTTGCCTGTGGCGGCAGTTTGTTTCAGGACATTGCGTCTCAGGTCGCAACACCGCTTCAGCATCGGCAACGGACTTCTGCGACGAATCTCAGTCACACCGTGACCGTGGCGTCAGGCAGCCTATTACGCCGTATCGTCCGGTCGGTTTCGATGCGGGTGAACAGTTCACATCATCAATCGGTCAAGGCTGTCGCACCGTCGTTGATCGCCAGCGCAGTGGCTCCCGATGGTATCGTGGAAGCGATCGAATCGTCGACGCAGCGTTTTTTTCTCGGCATCCAGTGGCACCCTGAATTTCTTTTCGAGCAGCATCTCCACCACCGGCGCCTGTTCGAGGCATTTTTGCGCGCCGCCCGCCGCTCCGCATCATGA
- a CDS encoding TIGR02266 family protein: MKYPVSSSLRHKGKALDLDATREVITLLGINGEPMGNLSWDFVIDQILAYRNPPTSRETRNEPRVALTFRIKYKTPEGQQFESRAGGIGGGGLFIESHNPLPVGTKLALEFSLPEKPSEWLPAKGLVAWVCPKADQYTFSPGMGVRFTEINPDIRNFVLDLVKSLQPVGQPA; encoded by the coding sequence GTGAAATATCCAGTGTCTTCAAGCCTTCGACACAAAGGCAAAGCTCTCGACCTTGATGCGACCCGTGAAGTGATCACCCTCTTGGGTATCAACGGCGAACCGATGGGCAATTTGTCCTGGGATTTCGTCATCGACCAGATCCTGGCCTATCGCAATCCCCCGACGAGCCGAGAAACCAGGAATGAGCCGCGAGTGGCACTCACGTTCCGTATCAAATATAAAACTCCTGAGGGCCAGCAGTTTGAAAGTCGCGCAGGCGGCATCGGCGGAGGCGGGCTCTTTATCGAAAGCCACAATCCTCTCCCAGTCGGTACCAAGCTCGCGCTTGAATTTTCGCTACCAGAAAAGCCGTCAGAATGGTTGCCCGCGAAGGGTCTCGTCGCCTGGGTCTGTCCCAAGGCAGATCAATATACCTTTAGTCCTGGCATGGGGGTGCGCTTTACGGAGATTAACCCGGATATCCGTAATTTCGTGCTGGACTTGGTGAAATCTCTTCAGCCTGTCGGTCAGCCGGCCTAG
- a CDS encoding PilZ domain-containing protein: MKFNVTTTGGHMGKILEMDPDREMVSLLSATGALLGVLPWGEMIEQVLAGDDDARFAHARAHPRAPLALKVRYTTPEGKQFDSLTGGIGAGGLFIESSTPLTPGTELSVEFALPDRPWEKYQATAKVAWTRNKPERHLLFPGMGVQFTDIDEKARKELVELVEALNRTRLTT, encoded by the coding sequence ATGAAGTTCAATGTGACGACGACGGGGGGACATATGGGGAAAATCCTCGAAATGGACCCCGATCGTGAAATGGTCTCATTACTGAGTGCGACAGGAGCCTTGCTTGGCGTTCTTCCATGGGGAGAGATGATCGAGCAGGTGCTGGCCGGTGACGACGACGCGCGATTCGCCCATGCCCGTGCGCACCCGAGAGCTCCACTCGCGTTGAAGGTTCGGTACACGACACCGGAAGGTAAGCAGTTCGACAGTCTTACTGGTGGTATCGGTGCAGGCGGGTTATTTATTGAGAGCAGCACCCCGTTGACCCCTGGAACAGAACTGTCCGTCGAGTTTGCCCTGCCAGACCGTCCCTGGGAAAAATACCAGGCCACAGCCAAGGTCGCCTGGACCCGCAACAAGCCAGAACGACATCTGCTGTTTCCCGGTATGGGCGTTCAATTCACTGACATCGATGAAAAGGCCCGCAAGGAGCTGGTCGAACTCGTCGAGGCCTTGAATCGCACTCGCCTCACAACCTAG
- a CDS encoding leucyl aminopeptidase → MKIMRVTVQVGKVETAATEVLVLTHCDGEGLGTQDAALLDRALGGSLRKLLQSKEFEGKANEVLLYHTQGSVPAKRLILVGLGKKKDVTLETIRQAMGTAAKRARQAKAGSLTVVFPTVTPAGMSSVEVAQAMVEGAILGSYQFTVYRTAAAEHAVEGMKILIPQKGQLKQVSEGVRRGVATAEATVFVRDLCNHPSNVLTPTKVAEEAKAIAKAEKISIKILEQKEMERLGMGALLGVARGSQEPPKFIILEYNGAKKKDERPVVLVGKTITFDTGGISLKTAENMERMKADMTGGAEVLASIRAASRLKLPLRLISILPVAENMPGGRAMKPGDVVTTLSGKTVEVQNTDAEGRLILADGLAYAMRYKPAALIDIATLTGACVVALGQFAIGMFGTDQALKEQVRKSGQKAGERVWEMPLWEEYFEQLKSDVADMRNIGGRGGGMITAALFLSKFVGDCPWVHLDIASTDWSERERAYVPKGPTAIGTRLLLQYLIDRSL, encoded by the coding sequence ATGAAAATCATGCGGGTCACGGTACAGGTCGGAAAAGTAGAAACCGCTGCCACAGAGGTATTGGTCCTCACGCACTGCGACGGAGAGGGCTTGGGCACACAGGATGCGGCCCTGCTCGATCGAGCCCTCGGGGGTTCGTTGCGCAAGCTGCTGCAATCCAAGGAGTTCGAAGGCAAGGCCAACGAAGTCTTGCTCTACCACACACAGGGCTCAGTACCGGCCAAACGGTTGATACTGGTCGGCTTGGGCAAGAAGAAAGACGTCACGCTGGAGACGATCCGGCAAGCGATGGGCACCGCGGCGAAGCGTGCCCGTCAGGCGAAGGCCGGGTCCTTGACCGTGGTGTTTCCCACGGTAACCCCCGCCGGGATGTCATCGGTGGAAGTGGCGCAAGCGATGGTGGAAGGGGCGATCCTCGGCAGTTATCAGTTCACCGTCTATCGGACCGCGGCGGCAGAACATGCCGTCGAAGGGATGAAGATTCTCATCCCGCAGAAGGGTCAGCTGAAGCAGGTGAGCGAAGGGGTCCGGCGCGGCGTCGCCACGGCAGAAGCCACGGTGTTCGTTCGCGACCTCTGCAATCATCCCTCCAATGTCCTCACGCCGACGAAGGTTGCCGAGGAAGCGAAAGCGATTGCGAAGGCCGAGAAGATTTCGATCAAGATTCTTGAGCAGAAAGAAATGGAGCGCTTGGGGATGGGAGCGCTGCTGGGCGTCGCGCGCGGGAGCCAGGAGCCGCCTAAGTTCATCATCCTGGAATACAACGGGGCCAAGAAGAAAGACGAGCGCCCGGTTGTGCTGGTCGGGAAGACGATTACCTTCGATACGGGAGGGATCTCACTGAAGACCGCCGAAAACATGGAACGCATGAAGGCCGATATGACGGGAGGAGCCGAGGTCCTCGCCTCGATCCGCGCGGCGTCCAGACTCAAACTCCCGCTGCGTCTCATCAGTATCCTGCCTGTGGCGGAAAACATGCCGGGCGGCAGGGCGATGAAGCCAGGCGATGTCGTGACCACGCTCTCAGGAAAAACGGTTGAAGTGCAGAACACGGATGCAGAAGGGCGGCTCATCCTGGCCGACGGCCTGGCCTATGCGATGCGGTACAAGCCGGCGGCCCTGATCGACATTGCAACCCTCACGGGAGCCTGTGTTGTGGCGCTCGGCCAATTTGCGATCGGCATGTTCGGCACTGATCAAGCACTCAAAGAACAGGTCCGGAAGTCAGGGCAGAAGGCGGGCGAGCGGGTCTGGGAGATGCCTCTGTGGGAGGAATACTTCGAACAGCTTAAGAGCGATGTGGCCGACATGCGCAACATCGGCGGACGTGGCGGCGGCATGATCACCGCAGCGCTCTTTCTGAGCAAGTTCGTAGGCGACTGCCCTTGGGTGCACCTCGATATCGCCAGTACGGATTGGAGCGAACGGGAACGCGCCTACGTGCCGAAGGGACCCACCGCGATCGGGACCAGGCTGTTGTTGCAATACCTGATCGATCGGAGCCTGTAG
- the tatA gene encoding twin-arginine translocase TatA/TatE family subunit yields the protein MFGTMGISELIIILVIVLIIFGAGKLPQIGEGVGKALKGFKKEVNEIPPQADAASPDVTQPEPMQVQPTIQAAPVVAQGQAPAAPKPTAPYTPGPELTPGTTAALMYNMAAQPQAPRPASAPSASTQSAAQGQQPPTMEERAAAPSPMMKAQYPPLPPGAQAKPVAKRPSAIVNKDAVARVQAQQAAMKAQAAQPAGISPGDMQSLGEGLGDALRTFKQAVADVRNSVDPEMRTIQAEMDSAQKEFQQSIEAAKEMPALHEEPPKQA from the coding sequence ATGTTTGGTACCATGGGGATCTCGGAACTGATCATCATCCTCGTCATCGTCCTCATCATTTTCGGGGCAGGCAAACTCCCCCAAATCGGTGAAGGGGTGGGCAAGGCGCTCAAGGGATTCAAGAAAGAAGTCAACGAGATCCCCCCGCAAGCGGATGCGGCATCGCCCGACGTCACGCAACCGGAGCCGATGCAAGTCCAGCCGACCATTCAGGCTGCACCAGTGGTGGCGCAGGGACAGGCTCCGGCCGCGCCGAAACCGACGGCACCCTATACGCCTGGCCCAGAACTCACACCTGGAACGACCGCCGCATTAATGTACAACATGGCGGCCCAGCCACAGGCTCCTCGACCAGCGTCGGCCCCGTCAGCCTCCACCCAATCAGCCGCGCAGGGTCAGCAACCTCCCACGATGGAAGAGCGCGCGGCGGCTCCCTCCCCGATGATGAAGGCACAGTACCCGCCTCTTCCACCTGGTGCGCAGGCAAAACCTGTGGCCAAACGCCCCTCTGCCATCGTCAACAAGGATGCCGTGGCCCGCGTCCAAGCCCAGCAAGCAGCCATGAAAGCCCAAGCCGCACAACCGGCCGGCATCTCTCCGGGGGACATGCAAAGCCTGGGAGAAGGACTGGGCGATGCGTTGCGAACCTTTAAGCAAGCCGTCGCCGATGTCCGTAATTCCGTCGATCCGGAGATGCGAACAATCCAGGCCGAAATGGACTCTGCCCAGAAGGAATTTCAACAATCCATCGAAGCAGCCAAAGAAATGCCGGCCTTGCACGAAGAGCCTCCTAAACAAGCGTGA
- a CDS encoding M24 family metallopeptidase, whose amino-acid sequence MMTEAIQQRISKIQHSLRDARIDGWLFYDFRYSDPLAYRILQLDPTLHVTRRWYYWIPAQGDPVKLLHRIEPHVLDTLPGQTDCYVSWEQQRQILGRLLDGSPRIAMQYSPLNAVPYVSRVDAGTIELIRSYGVEVVSSADLIQVFEACWTDRQLESHQYAAAALRRIVDETFGHVHEAIAQGRSLTEYGVQQFILLRIQDAGMVTSSAPIAAVNAHSADPHYGPTEVGSADVTRDALLLIDLWAKQAETGSVYADITWTGYVGKTVPAKQRDIFDLVRAGRDAALTFAKTEISAGHRPFGWEVDAACRQVIQRGGYGEQFVHRTGHSIGEEVHGNGANIDGLETQDTRRLMPKTCFSIEPGIYLPGEFGIRSELDVYLSDHEALVFGLPLQTEIIPIF is encoded by the coding sequence ATGATGACCGAGGCCATCCAGCAACGTATCAGCAAAATTCAGCATTCGCTTCGCGATGCCAGAATCGACGGCTGGCTCTTCTATGACTTCCGCTACAGCGATCCCCTCGCCTATCGCATCCTCCAGCTCGACCCGACCCTCCATGTGACGAGGCGCTGGTATTACTGGATTCCCGCGCAGGGAGATCCCGTCAAACTGTTACATCGCATCGAGCCCCATGTACTGGATACCCTGCCGGGACAGACCGACTGTTATGTGTCGTGGGAGCAGCAACGGCAGATCCTCGGGCGCCTGCTGGACGGAAGCCCTCGTATTGCGATGCAGTATTCTCCGCTGAATGCGGTGCCCTACGTGTCGCGCGTGGATGCCGGCACGATCGAATTGATCAGGAGTTACGGTGTCGAGGTAGTCAGTTCGGCGGATTTGATCCAGGTGTTCGAAGCCTGCTGGACGGACCGTCAACTCGAATCGCATCAATATGCCGCTGCGGCCCTCCGGCGCATCGTCGACGAAACGTTCGGTCATGTGCATGAGGCGATCGCGCAAGGGCGGAGTCTCACTGAATACGGAGTCCAGCAGTTCATCTTGTTGCGCATCCAAGATGCCGGGATGGTCACGTCGAGTGCACCGATTGCCGCCGTCAATGCCCACAGCGCAGACCCGCATTACGGCCCGACAGAGGTTGGGTCTGCCGACGTCACGCGCGATGCGCTGCTGTTGATCGACCTCTGGGCCAAGCAAGCGGAAACCGGATCGGTATATGCCGATATCACCTGGACCGGGTATGTCGGCAAGACGGTGCCGGCAAAACAGCGCGACATATTCGACTTGGTCCGGGCGGGACGGGACGCGGCCTTGACCTTCGCCAAGACAGAAATTTCTGCCGGCCATCGTCCGTTCGGCTGGGAAGTTGACGCGGCCTGCCGCCAGGTTATCCAACGAGGCGGCTACGGGGAGCAGTTCGTCCACCGCACAGGCCATTCCATCGGTGAAGAGGTCCATGGCAACGGAGCCAACATTGATGGTTTGGAAACACAAGATACCCGCCGACTCATGCCGAAAACCTGCTTCTCGATCGAGCCGGGCATCTATTTACCAGGCGAGTTTGGGATTAGGAGCGAGCTGGATGTGTACCTCTCCGACCATGAGGCGCTGGTGTTTGGCTTGCCGTTGCAAACCGAAATCATACCGATTTTCTAG
- a CDS encoding amino acid permease has product MIRRLFQTKSIEQILADADHPDHRLKKTLTAWDLTALGIGAIIGTGIFVLIGTAIVGDAYRPGAGPGIILSFVLSGLTCALAALCYAEFSTMIPVAGSAYTYSYATLGEFLAWITGWNLILEYGVACVAVAIGWSGYFNKLLSLAGLELPYWATHPPGGPDGGVANFPAAIIVLLVTIILVIGIKESARATGIVVCLKLAVILFFIAVGTPAVNADNWTPFMPQGFAGVGAAAAIVFFAYIGFDAISTTAEEAKNPQRDLPIAIIASLSICTVLYIAVAAVLTGLVPSSQIDIHAPVAEALSMVGFKWGSAIVAIGAVAGITSVLVVMMLGQIRVFFAMSRDHLLSPWLSTVHPRYGTPHYATILTGIAVATLAALIPIGDAADMTNVGTLFAFVLVCIGVVILRYTKPNQSRPFRLPLMPLVPILGILSCLGLMSFLPWVTWVRFVVWTAIGIVVYMGYGLKHSKLASPSLKAASQRVHSK; this is encoded by the coding sequence ATGATTCGCCGTCTTTTCCAAACGAAATCCATCGAGCAGATCCTCGCAGATGCAGACCATCCCGACCACCGTTTAAAAAAAACGCTGACGGCCTGGGATCTGACCGCACTCGGCATCGGGGCGATCATCGGCACCGGCATCTTCGTTCTGATCGGCACCGCCATTGTCGGCGATGCCTACCGACCGGGGGCAGGGCCTGGAATTATTCTTTCCTTCGTGCTCTCCGGCCTGACCTGCGCCCTCGCGGCCCTCTGCTATGCAGAATTTTCCACCATGATTCCCGTGGCCGGCTCTGCCTATACCTATTCATATGCCACGTTGGGAGAATTTTTGGCTTGGATTACCGGCTGGAACTTGATTCTCGAATATGGAGTGGCTTGTGTTGCGGTTGCCATCGGGTGGTCCGGCTATTTCAATAAACTACTCAGCTTGGCCGGGCTCGAACTTCCATATTGGGCGACACATCCGCCAGGAGGACCAGATGGTGGTGTTGCCAACTTCCCTGCCGCGATTATCGTGTTACTCGTCACCATCATCCTCGTTATTGGAATTAAGGAAAGCGCTCGCGCCACAGGCATCGTTGTCTGTTTGAAGCTCGCGGTCATCCTCTTTTTCATCGCGGTGGGAACGCCCGCCGTGAACGCAGACAATTGGACGCCCTTCATGCCGCAGGGATTTGCCGGCGTCGGTGCCGCAGCGGCAATTGTATTCTTCGCCTATATCGGATTCGACGCCATCTCAACGACGGCTGAGGAAGCGAAAAACCCTCAGCGGGATCTTCCGATCGCCATCATTGCCTCACTGAGCATCTGCACGGTCCTCTATATTGCCGTGGCCGCTGTTCTGACCGGCTTGGTGCCTTCTTCGCAGATCGACATCCATGCGCCGGTGGCTGAAGCGTTGAGTATGGTGGGGTTCAAGTGGGGCTCGGCGATTGTGGCGATTGGAGCCGTCGCCGGGATTACCAGTGTGCTTGTGGTGATGATGCTGGGCCAGATTCGGGTCTTTTTCGCCATGTCGCGTGATCACCTCTTGAGCCCCTGGCTTTCAACCGTGCATCCTCGGTATGGCACGCCGCACTACGCCACCATTCTCACGGGCATTGCCGTGGCTACGCTTGCGGCGCTGATTCCTATCGGTGACGCGGCGGATATGACGAATGTCGGCACGCTCTTCGCGTTTGTTCTCGTCTGTATTGGAGTCGTCATTCTGCGCTACACGAAACCCAACCAGTCCCGGCCATTCCGTCTGCCGCTCATGCCGCTTGTTCCCATCCTAGGCATACTGTCTTGTCTCGGCCTTATGAGTTTTCTCCCCTGGGTGACCTGGGTCAGGTTCGTCGTCTGGACCGCCATTGGCATTGTGGTCTACATGGGATATGGTTTGAAGCATAGCAAACTGGCCAGCCCTTCCCTCAAGGCCGCTTCCCAACGGGTACATTCTAAATAG
- a CDS encoding HEAT repeat domain-containing protein — MSRSTVFINLPATRDPLSRTTSATIACTVVLTLLCLAGCIEDSPPPSKERAVSLLLELLHDERPEMRRTAAESLGKIGDPGSIDSILSLVQDPVGAVREASVTALGRIKPPATDTIVALLAQALGDPVESVRQAAVVAIGEIEPAPRLLEPIVGLLRSPDAATRKAAVRALLQIDSSQSVSSLIAAGQDSDPEVRQGIVAAVGEWGDMAASSWLGERLANDSSPGVRTEAAFRLGMRSDVDAKAALERAVVMDADSGVRDWAKRGGL, encoded by the coding sequence GTGAGCCGGAGTACGGTCTTCATCAACCTGCCCGCTACCAGGGACCCGCTTTCTCGTACGACCTCTGCCACCATCGCTTGTACAGTCGTCCTGACCCTCCTCTGTCTCGCCGGATGTATCGAGGACTCTCCACCGCCATCGAAGGAACGCGCCGTCTCTCTCTTGCTGGAGTTGCTCCACGATGAACGGCCTGAGATGCGGCGGACGGCCGCTGAATCCCTAGGTAAGATCGGTGACCCAGGATCCATCGATTCGATTCTTTCCCTCGTACAGGACCCTGTGGGAGCAGTCCGAGAAGCGTCGGTGACAGCTCTGGGGAGGATAAAACCCCCAGCCACCGATACAATCGTCGCCCTGTTGGCACAGGCACTAGGGGATCCTGTCGAGTCAGTCCGCCAGGCGGCAGTTGTTGCGATCGGCGAGATCGAACCGGCCCCGCGGTTACTGGAACCCATCGTTGGCTTATTGCGATCTCCGGATGCGGCGACCAGGAAAGCGGCCGTGCGCGCATTGCTGCAAATAGACTCGAGCCAATCGGTTTCTTCGTTAATCGCTGCAGGACAGGACTCTGACCCAGAAGTGCGTCAGGGAATTGTGGCGGCGGTGGGCGAATGGGGCGACATGGCTGCCTCTTCGTGGCTCGGAGAGCGTTTGGCCAATGATTCCTCGCCTGGAGTGCGAACAGAAGCGGCCTTTCGTTTGGGCATGCGCAGCGATGTCGATGCGAAGGCCGCGCTTGAGAGGGCAGTAGTCATGGATGCCGACAGTGGGGTGCGAGACTGGGCGAAGCGAGGAGGACTCTAG
- a CDS encoding phosphate-starvation-inducible PsiE family protein, whose protein sequence is MQNRKELMKRWCGIMEWLDRLGYMTAGFSLLILGMLIFTHAWYTFIIKANQAGLLPSGLKLLNDLLLVIILLELFRTVIRFLQTEVLDLEPYLAVGIIACTRRVLTASAELSHLTAMTDTQFYQYLMDVGMNVTVIMVLTIGVFLVRKRPAQPTVTLS, encoded by the coding sequence GTGCAGAATCGAAAAGAGCTGATGAAACGGTGGTGCGGGATCATGGAATGGCTCGATCGGCTCGGCTACATGACTGCAGGGTTCAGCCTTCTCATCCTCGGCATGCTCATCTTCACCCATGCCTGGTATACCTTCATCATCAAGGCCAATCAGGCCGGCCTCTTGCCCTCAGGCCTCAAGCTGTTGAACGACCTGCTGCTCGTCATTATTCTGCTGGAGTTGTTCCGCACCGTCATCCGGTTTCTCCAGACCGAAGTCCTGGATCTTGAGCCCTACCTTGCGGTCGGCATCATCGCCTGTACGAGACGCGTCCTGACCGCCAGTGCGGAGCTTTCCCATTTGACCGCGATGACCGACACACAGTTCTATCAGTATCTCATGGACGTAGGTATGAACGTCACGGTCATCATGGTGCTCACCATCGGAGTCTTCCTCGTCCGCAAACGCCCGGCACAACCTACGGTCACGTTGTCGTAG